A stretch of the Panicum virgatum strain AP13 chromosome 9N, P.virgatum_v5, whole genome shotgun sequence genome encodes the following:
- the LOC120692507 gene encoding xyloglucan galactosyltransferase KATAMARI1 homolog, translated as MVHNCDRLSPWTDMCRCTTNGGFGPLLRGGKGALQGAGTGWYDTDEHALDIIFHERIKRYECLTDDPSLAAAVFVPFYAGLDVARHLWGNNVSARDELALDLAGLLAERPEWCAMGGRDHFFVAGRTTWDFRRKADGGQSEWGSKLLNLPAARNMTALVVGASPWHLNDVAVPYPTAFHPASDEDLFFWQDRVRALNRTYLFSFAGIARPGDARSIEGHLVDQCKASPTACSLMECSTTGPDNKCESPATVMELFQSSTFCLLPRGGTDTRRPAFDAVLAGCIPVFFHPSSAYVQYSWFLPKSHADYSVYIPEEDVRKNASVEERLRKVSPEMLRAMRDTVVGLIPSVTYSDMTSRLETTVKDAFDIAVAAVINKVTKLRRGIAEGRPEEEKQERYSWKYPLLEEGQKPEDPHEWDPLFN; from the coding sequence ATGGTCCACAACTGCGACAGGCTCTCGCCGTGGACGGACATGTGCCGGTGCACGACCAACGGCGGCTTTGGCccgctgctccgcggcggcaagGGCGCGCTCCAGGGCGCCGGCACCGGCTGGTACGACACCGACGAGCACGCGCTGGACATCATCTTCCACGAGCGGATCAAACGGTATGAGTGCCTCACCGACGACCCCTCCCTCGCGGCCGCCGTCTTCGTGCCGTTCTACGCCGGCCTCGACGTCGCGCGGCACCTCTGGGGCAACAACGTCTCCGCGCGGGACGAGCTGGCGCTGGACCTGGCGGGCCTGCTCGCCGAGCGCCCCGAGTGGTGCGCCATGGGCGGGCGCGACCACTTCTTCGTCGCCGGGCGCACCACGTGGGACTTCCGGCGGAAGGCCGACGGCGGCCAGTCCGAGTGGGGGAGCAAGCTGCTCAACCTCCCCGCCGCCAGGAACATGACCGCGCTCGTCGTGGGGGCCAGCCCGTGGCACCTCAACGACGTCGCCGTCCCGTACCCGACCGCGTTCCACCCGGCGAGCGACGAGGACCTCTTCTTCTGGCAGGACAGGGTGCGCGCGCTCAACCGCACCTACCTCTTCTCCTTCGCCGGCATAGCGCGGCCCGGCGACGCCAGGTCCATCGAGGGCCACCTCGTCGACCAGTGCAAGGCGTCGCCCACCGCCTGCTCGCTCATGGAGTGCAGCACCACGGGTCCGGACAACAAGTGCGAGTCCCCGGCCACCGTCATGGAGCTGTTCCAGAGCTCGACGTTCTGCCTCCTGCCGCGGGGCGGCACCGACACGCGCCGCCCCGCCTTCGACGCCGTGCTCGCCGGCTGCATCCCGGTGTTCTTCCACCCCTCCTCGGCGTACGTCCAGTACAGCTGGTTCCTGCCCAAGAGCCACGCCGACTACTCGGTGTACATCCCCGAGGAGGACGTGCGCAAGAACGCGAGCGTGGAGGAGCGGCTCCGGAAAGTGTCGCCGGAGATGTTGCGGGCGATGAGGGACACCGTCGTCGGCCTCATCCCGTCAGTGACCTACAGTGACATGACGTCGAGGCTCGAGACGACGGTGAAGGACGCCTTCGACATTGCCGTGGCGGCCGTGATCAACAAGGTGACCAAGCTGAGGAGAGGCATCGCGGAGGGTCGGCcggaggaggagaagcaggAAAGGTATAGCTGGAAGTACCCGCTGCTGGAAGAAGGGCAGAAACCTGAGGATCCTCATGAATGGGATCCCCTGTTCAATTAG